DNA from uncultured Cohaesibacter sp.:
CCGCATATGGGGCCGAACATGGGTCCACAAATGGGTCCGAACAACGGCCCGAACAGCGGAATGGGTGGACCTGGCCAGCATCACATGAACCGGCCGGGAATGGGTCCCATGCCATTCAACGGCTGCATGCAGCCCAGACCTGATATGAGACCCGGAATGAAACCGGGGATGATGCCCGGCATGGGGCAGGACATGAAACCGGGTATGCGCCCGGAAATGAACATGATGCAGCAGCCGCCAGAAGCCCAGGATCAAATGCCCGACGGGGCAACGCCGCCACCTGCACCCGAACAAGAGGAACTTGCTCCGGATGCTCCGGAACCGGGTGAAGGCAACGAAGCGCTATAGATATAAATCTGATAAAAAAACCAGCAACTTGCTCGCCCATCGTGAGCCGTGACGCGAGCAGCCCGCCTTTGGATCCTTGGACCCAAAGGCGGGTTTTTCATTGCAACAACGGATCTGTCTGCGCAACGGGCGTGCGTCAGTCCTTGCGAGCGTCGAGCCTATAGCAATATTCCCAGGTGTCGGACGCGTCACCCAGAAAGCGAACCACCGGAACACGTTCGAAACCGATCTTCTCATAGAAGGCATGGCCTTCCGCGAATTTCGTGTCTGTCCAGAGGCGGATGGAGTCCCCGCCGCGCTCGTCGATCAGGTCGAGCGCAAGGTTGAACATGGACCACGCGAGGCCTTGCCCGCGAGCATTCTTGGCGACATAGACCTTGAACAGCTCAAACAGGCCCTCGACAGTCGTCTCGCCAACCCCGAGGCATCCCACGATTTCGCCTGCTTCCTCAGCCACCCACATCTCGCCACCCATCGCCGCGTAGTAGCTCTGGGGATGAGCAAGCTCGGGAAATTCATCCTCGACGAAGAGGCAATTGTCATAATCGGCAAAGATGCCGGCAATCAGCGTCTTGATCGCCGGGCCATCATCGTCTTTTGCTGGTCTGATGAGTGAGTAGCTCATGATCTGTTGCCTAGCGATAGATGGCGACGCCGATTCCGTCGCGGCGGGCCTTGCCTACGATCTCCGCCATGGCGGGATCCTTCAGCTCTCCGGTGATACGCAGATGCCCGATGATCGAAATGAACTCGTAACCTGATGCCTTCATAAAAGCCGTCGCGTGTTCGTTGGCCTCGGTTGCACTCTTGCACTCCACTGCGGCCATGAAATTGCGGCGCTGTGGTTTGGTCTGCGGCGGTTTGGGGGGCTCACTTGCCCGTCCCCGAACAATCAGGATCATGTTTCTACCTCTTCTGGAAACGTCTGTCGTCCAGTCATACTCAGCCTGTCATACTGAGCCGAAAGGCATCTGTCGAGAGAAGATCGTTGCAAGATCCACGCAAAGGGTCGGCGCGCAGGCTTTCGCAAGGGAAAAGCCCCGTCCGTCAAGGGTCCGTCTCGAACGGGGAACAGGCGGCCTGATCAGACCGCCTCTTTCTGTGCCCAGCTCATGCGTTTGCGATAGATGGTCGAAGGGCTGATCTCAAGCGCGGCTGCGGCGCGGGAGATGTTGCCGTCGAAATGGGTGAGGGCACCTTCGATGATCTGCTTTTCCTGCAGCCAGAAGGGCTCGATGCTGGACGCCATCATCTGTCCGACATTGCGCAGATTGTAGATCGCCTGATCAAGCTCGCTGTCGTAAAGCGTGTCGTCGCTGAGAAGATCCGGCAGATGGTCCACCTCGACCACGTTGCCATCATACATCACGGTCAGGCGGCGGATGATGTTCTGGAGCTGGCGAACGTTGCCCGGCCAGCGATAGGCCTTGAGCATATGCTCCGCATCCATCGAGAACAGCGTGAAGCTCTTGTTCTCCTCACGGGCATATTGCGCAAGGAACGACTGGGCCAGCGGCATGATATCACCCGTCCGCTCTCGCAAGGGCGGCAGATGGATAGGCAGAACATGCATACGGTAGAAAAGATCCTCGCGGAACCGGCCAGCTCGCACTTCTTCCAATGGGTCGCGGTTGGTCGCTGCGATAAAACGGATATCGAGAGAGATTTCCTGGGCCCCACCGACCCGACGCAAGCTGCCGGTCTGGATGAGGCGCAACAATTTGGCCTGTAGGTCGAGAGGCATTTCGCCGATCTCGTCGAGGAACAACGTGCCGCCATCAGCCAGCTCGGCTGCGCCCCTGCGGTCGTCGGTTGCGCCGGTAAAGGCTCCACGCACGTGGCCGAAGAGTTCAGATTCCATCAGGTCTTTCGGAATGGCGCTGCAATTGATGGCAATGAAGGGGCCGGAGCCGCGGTTCGAGCGGGCATGAAGCGCCTGCGCGCAGACTTCCTTGCCGGTACCGGATTCGCCGGTGATGAAGACGGGAGCCTTGGAGGCCGAGACCCGGATGATCTGGTCATAGACGCCCTGCATGGCCGGAGACTTGCCGATGAAGCCTTCGAAGTCCTTCAGCATCTCGTCCTGCTGAGCGATTTCGCTGCTGTTGGATGCCACCTCAGCCATGGCCATGGCAGCGGGCTTAATCGAGCCTGTGGCCATATGGTCGGTGTGCGGGGCAGGGCGGTGATGGGCGAGAAGATCGCTGAGCCGCGTTGCCAGAGCATCGGCGGACACCGGACGGGCAACGAAATCATGGGCTCCCGCCTGCATCGACGCAACCGCGCGTGAGACCGAGCCATTTTCACTCAGAGCCAGCAGCAGCATGTTGGGATGGCGACTGGCAAGGCGCGAGAGGACCTTCAGCTCCTCGTCTTCCTCAAAAGTGATGAGGGCGCAGGCCGGCTCCATCAGGAAGCTTGCGGGGACTTTGCCGTCAAAAATCTGGAAGTCACAGCTGCGCTGTAGCTTGACCTCGAGATTGCCTGACAACTGATCGTTGATCATGCGGCGGAAGGCGGGGTCAGAACTGACAACTGCAATGCGGATTGAATTGGCATCCGCGTGTCCTGAATTCATGATGAAGGCGCCTTTCAAAAAAACTGCTTACAACGCCATGTTGCTCAAACAGGGTAAACAAAGTCTTTGCATTTGGCGCTACGAACAAAAAACAGGAATTTTTTGCTGCAAAATGCAAAAAATCCCCAGTGACGGGCGTCACCGGGGATCGAAAGGCAGAGTGTTAACGCTTTGTTAGCCTTGTCAAGGGCCCGCTCAAGCGAGTTGGGCGGGGAAACCGGCTTCCTCGATGGTCTGGCGCACGGTTTCGGGAGCGACGCTGGAAGTGACCTCCACGGTGCCCGTTTCAAGGTCTGCATTGACCTCGGCGCTGCCGTCCACGGCGGCGATGGCTTCCTTGATGGATTTCACGCAGCCGCCACAGGCCATTTCCTGAACATTGAGTTTGATCATGAGATTATCTCCAAAAATGATTGGCCACACTATACGTCCGGGTTGGTCGCCTTGGCAATGAGGGCGGTGCCCAATCCACCAGCCGCCGCGATAGACGCAAGACCGATCCCGCCGCGCTGTTTCAGCTCCGCATAGAGCCTGACGGCAAGGATCGCACCGGACGCGCCCACCGGATGGCCGCGTGCGAGCGAGCCGCCAGCCGGATTGACAATCGCCTCAGGCAGATCGCTGCCCCGCTGGCAAGCAATGGCCTGCACCGCGAAGGCTTCCATGACTTCCGCCACCGTCAGCTCCGAGGGGCGGATCGCATTCTCCTTGAGGCAGGCGTTGATCGCCTTGACTGGCGCGAGGCCGGGCAGGGTCGGATCACCCCCGAGGGTCTTGCCACCGATAAGCGCCATGCGGAAACAGGACAGCGACAGAGCAATCCGCTCGGAGACCACAAGACAAAAGGCGGCGCCATCGGCCGCAACGCTCATGTTGGCCGAGGTGATGCTGCCTGCATGAACCGGAGCCCGGTCACAGAGCCGCTGACTGAGCGGGCGGGTGAAGCTGTCCGACATCACCCCTTCGATGGCAACGATCTCGCCAAATTGCCCCTCCATCTGGGCGGCCATCGCCTTCTTGTGGCTTGCCATGGCAAACTCGTCCTGCTCCTTGCGGCTGATCCCAAGTCGTTCGGCAAGCGCATGGGCGGCAGTTGCCATATCCGGGTCCCGATCGGGCCAGGGAGTGAAGCTGGCCTGCTCGTAGGGTTCGGGAGGCGAGCCATCCGCGAAGGTGCGAAAGCGCAAGGGACGACGGGAATAGCTCTCGACCCCACCCGCCAAAACGATCTCGCATTGACCTGATCGGATGAGGGCATCGGCCAGCAACAGTGCATCGAGCCCGCCCACGCACTGGCGATCAATCGACAGACCGGCTACGGTCTCGGGCAGTCCTGCGGCCAGAGCCACGATACGGGCCGGATTGCCACCACCGCCAAGGGCATTGGACAGGATCACTTCGTCCACCGCATCGACACCGAGACCGGCGTCCGTCAGGCAGGCGGCAATCACCGGCGTCGACAGCTCATGAAAGGCAAGACTTGCGAAGGCTCCGTTACGGGGCACGACCGCGCTGCGCCTTGCGGCAATGACATAGGTCGGGGGAGATGCTGTCATCCTTGAGCCTCTTGTCTTTGCTGAAGCCAGCCCTCCAGAGCCTTCAGGTCCGGTTTGCCCGAGGCGAGCATCGGCATGGCATCAATGAACAGGATTTGGCGGGGCGCGGCGAGCGGGCCAAGTGCCTTGCGTCCGAGCGCCAGCAAGCCATCGGCGAGCGGACCTTTCGCCTCGGTCTTTTCACTGGCCTCAACAATCGCCACCAGAACATGGCCGCGCGTGCGATCAGGCCGGGCCATCACGGCGCAAAGCCGGACACTCGGGTCGGCAAGCAGCACCGTCTCGGCATCTTCCAGAAAGACATTCTGGTCGGCAACCGTAACCATGCGGCTGCGGCGTCCCTTCAGGAAAAGGTTGCCACTCTCATCAAGCTCGCCCATCTCCCCGACGCTGACGTATCCCTCGTGCCAGCGGGTGTCGCCACTGTCCGATCCGTCGTAACCATCAAACAGATAGGGGCTCTTCACCCAGATGTCCGCCACATCGCCTGAGGTGGGGTGAGACGGATGCCCGACGACGATCTCGACGCCGGGATAGGCGCGGCCTACCGAGCCTTCCGGCGTGGTCTCGTCCCAGATGGTGATGAAGCTCGTCTCCGAAGCTCCGTAAAATTCGAACACCCCGGCTTTGGGGAACCGTTCGGCAAGCCCTTTGCGTGTGGCGCTATCGAGCTTGCCGCCACCGCAGAAGATAAGCCGCACCGAAGGCGCCTTTGCCCGATCCGCGTCTTTTGCCTCCAGTATGAGCCGCAATTGCGAGGGCGTGGCATAAAGGACCGATATCGCACCTGCGCTCAACATCTCCCATTGCCGCCGTGGCTGAAGGCCGCAAAGACAATGACAATCGGCCCCTAAGTGCAGGGCCTCAAGCAGGCCATAGAGCGTCAGCGAATGACTGAGTGCGCCAAGGACCGCGTAACAATCCTCCGGTCCGACACCGAACCGTGAGGCCGTGACCTCAAAGCTCGCGATCCATGATTCCGGTCTGCGCCGAATGGTCTTGGCCCTGCCGGTCGAGCCGGAACTTTGGCAGAACAGCCATTGTCCGCCCGACTGTGGCCCAGTGGGGACGTCAGCGGGGATGAGAGCAATACCCGATGGGCTGGCATGAAGGGAATGTCCCAGCCGGATTCCGACGCACAGAGCCTCAACCTGGGCCGACAGATCGGCCCGGTGCTGCGGAATTACGATGTGGCTTTCCGGATAATGCCGGAAATTCTGCTCGCTAAAAGAT
Protein-coding regions in this window:
- a CDS encoding GNAT family N-acetyltransferase, with the protein product MSYSLIRPAKDDDGPAIKTLIAGIFADYDNCLFVEDEFPELAHPQSYYAAMGGEMWVAEEAGEIVGCLGVGETTVEGLFELFKVYVAKNARGQGLAWSMFNLALDLIDERGGDSIRLWTDTKFAEGHAFYEKIGFERVPVVRFLGDASDTWEYCYRLDARKD
- a CDS encoding sigma-54 dependent transcriptional regulator, coding for MNSGHADANSIRIAVVSSDPAFRRMINDQLSGNLEVKLQRSCDFQIFDGKVPASFLMEPACALITFEEDEELKVLSRLASRHPNMLLLALSENGSVSRAVASMQAGAHDFVARPVSADALATRLSDLLAHHRPAPHTDHMATGSIKPAAMAMAEVASNSSEIAQQDEMLKDFEGFIGKSPAMQGVYDQIIRVSASKAPVFITGESGTGKEVCAQALHARSNRGSGPFIAINCSAIPKDLMESELFGHVRGAFTGATDDRRGAAELADGGTLFLDEIGEMPLDLQAKLLRLIQTGSLRRVGGAQEISLDIRFIAATNRDPLEEVRAGRFREDLFYRMHVLPIHLPPLRERTGDIMPLAQSFLAQYAREENKSFTLFSMDAEHMLKAYRWPGNVRQLQNIIRRLTVMYDGNVVEVDHLPDLLSDDTLYDSELDQAIYNLRNVGQMMASSIEPFWLQEKQIIEGALTHFDGNISRAAAALEISPSTIYRKRMSWAQKEAV
- a CDS encoding cation transporter, whose protein sequence is MIKLNVQEMACGGCVKSIKEAIAAVDGSAEVNADLETGTVEVTSSVAPETVRQTIEEAGFPAQLA
- a CDS encoding thiolase family protein → MTASPPTYVIAARRSAVVPRNGAFASLAFHELSTPVIAACLTDAGLGVDAVDEVILSNALGGGGNPARIVALAAGLPETVAGLSIDRQCVGGLDALLLADALIRSGQCEIVLAGGVESYSRRPLRFRTFADGSPPEPYEQASFTPWPDRDPDMATAAHALAERLGISRKEQDEFAMASHKKAMAAQMEGQFGEIVAIEGVMSDSFTRPLSQRLCDRAPVHAGSITSANMSVAADGAAFCLVVSERIALSLSCFRMALIGGKTLGGDPTLPGLAPVKAINACLKENAIRPSELTVAEVMEAFAVQAIACQRGSDLPEAIVNPAGGSLARGHPVGASGAILAVRLYAELKQRGGIGLASIAAAGGLGTALIAKATNPDV
- a CDS encoding AMP-binding protein; this translates as MFHRSFSEQNFRHYPESHIVIPQHRADLSAQVEALCVGIRLGHSLHASPSGIALIPADVPTGPQSGGQWLFCQSSGSTGRAKTIRRRPESWIASFEVTASRFGVGPEDCYAVLGALSHSLTLYGLLEALHLGADCHCLCGLQPRRQWEMLSAGAISVLYATPSQLRLILEAKDADRAKAPSVRLIFCGGGKLDSATRKGLAERFPKAGVFEFYGASETSFITIWDETTPEGSVGRAYPGVEIVVGHPSHPTSGDVADIWVKSPYLFDGYDGSDSGDTRWHEGYVSVGEMGELDESGNLFLKGRRSRMVTVADQNVFLEDAETVLLADPSVRLCAVMARPDRTRGHVLVAIVEASEKTEAKGPLADGLLALGRKALGPLAAPRQILFIDAMPMLASGKPDLKALEGWLQQRQEAQG